In Physeter macrocephalus isolate SW-GA chromosome 9, ASM283717v5, whole genome shotgun sequence, the DNA window TGTGCCATGTGCCTTTCTAACCGTGTTCAATATGTCAACGGTATTCGAGTTCTCACGCATTAAGAGTCTCCCTGTAAAACTCACAGCTCCTAGCACATAATCAGAAAGGAGCAAGTACACTTTTATACCTTAAGGTGGAAAATAGGAAAGATGATTCAATTCACGCTATAAATGTAGTATTAAATATATGcttcattttaaacaaatctATAAAAAAGCATTCAGCCTCACTTTTACATCTGGACAAAAAAAATGCAGGAGGAACGTCTCTCCATTTGGACTAAGCTTTAACACAGTGAACTATCATCTACCCCTGGTGAGAGTCCATGGCAGAACCACGACTTCGTGCAATCTGAAAATACCTTtcacaaaattacaaatgcactACTCTCTGGTCCAGCGATTCCATTTCTAGTATTTCCCTACATCTACAGAGGCAAAACGTCAAGTACACAAGGTTATCAGATGTGTGAGGCGGCAATTTTTATCAGAGCAAAAGGCCAGAAACATCTGAGATGTGCATCAGCGGGAAGCGGATTTAAAAACTCATGACGTATTCCACAGTACCTCCACTCAGTGGAGTACCGTgtagctgttaaaaataaaatgatttggaaAGATGTCCAAGAAAACGTTGTTTAGGGAGAGAAACAAGACACAGAACAGCACGTATTGGGTAGCCTGTTATGACTTGTttcaaaaagaaggagaaaacgTATACACTTACTTACACAGGCAGAGAATGATACCTACAGAAAACGTAAGAAGCCAAGGAGACAGTTGCTTACGGAGCTAAACTGGTGATTACGAGGTCATGGGTGAGAGATTTTTTCactatatacctttttttttctttctctgtatggcAATTCATCACTATAAACTTTTAATCTTCTCGAATTTGAACGATGTGAATGTACCATCTACATACAAACTaaaaaaaggggacttccctggtggtgcagtggttaagaagaaccctcctgccgatgcaggggacacaggttcgagccctggtctgggaagatcccacatgccgcggagcaactaagcccatgcgccacaactactgagcctgcgccctagagcccgcgagccacaactactgagcccgcgtgccacaactactgagcccgcacgccctagagcccgtgctccgcaacaagagaagccgctgcaatgagaagcccgtgcactgcaaccaagagtagcccccgctcgccgcaactagagaaagcccacgcacagcaacagagacccaacgcagccaaaaataaataaaatttaaattttaaaaaaaactaaaaaaaattttttaacgatataacataaaatgttaatgccaggtttataaataaatttggagaaaacTGCTCTTTTAAAATCTTGAGTTTTCCACCCCCAGACATAGTATATAGTTCACAATTTATTCAAGCATTCCTTTCGGTCCTTtgataaactattttatataaatatctataaacCACATATTATATACAAAACTCTAGTGTACAGGTCTATTTTTCCCATTCAAAAACTAAAACTTTACCAAAATATACGTTGGCAAATATTTAaggtgtgttaaaaaaaaatcatgctgtgACTAACCCTTCTGACGACATGAGTTGCTATTTCACACATCTAAAGTACCCCTATTCCCTTAAACTGACATTATCTGCTATCCCAATATTCTATTTCTCAAGACAGTaataaaatcaacttttaaaaatatgtccacagAATCAATGGGAATATAAATAATTCTTAACTTTACcacttcatcttttaaaaacctgggctttttttcctttaaatttctacataaattccaaaattctgacccttttcttttttgcttactATTACAAGGTAAAGAACAAAATGTGAACAGCGAAACTCTTCTCCGACTGTAGGTCGGCCGTGGTGACGGCTCAGAGGCTGAAACACTTGAACGCGGCCACGTCTAACACACACTCCGCTCACTCGGACAACTACCAGTCTATTAGCTCAAGGGAATGCTAGGCTTTGAGCAAGTCTCCCAAAGCTGCAGCCTTTTCCTTAGCTGAACTGGATATTCTCCATaggctcttttcttttctttctttcttctttttgcttgaATAGCTCTTGTAAACTGAGAGCTTCCAGCTTGCTTTGAGATATGCTGCCCATCTACACCATCTAGCCTTCCCTCTTCAAACGGCTCAAGAACTGAAATACTTTACAACCCTTTGGCCACAGAGGTAAGTTGGAAGGAGGTGATGGGCTCACAGGAATGACCGTTGGGGACAGGCTGAACGCTCTACATTTTCAGCTCCGAGTCCTCTACTGAACACCAGGAGTATCAAAGCAATGGCTGGATGAAAATACCCTCTatcacaggggtccccaacccctgggccacggaccggtaccggTGCACGGCCTGTTAGCAACCAAGCCGCgcggcaggaggtgagcggcgggcaagcgagcgaagcttcatcggCCGCTCCCCgtcgcttgcattaccgcctgagccatccccctgCCCCGTCCGTGGAagaactgtcttccacgaaaccggtccctagggccaaaaaggttggggaccgctgctctattACCTCTGGGGGTTTGGGAAGAGGAGTCAGATTGTGTAGAAAAGGACGGAAGCCTTATTGGGCTCCTGATCAATACTGCAGGACTACAAGGAAAGGGGATAAATAACTTTTGGAGGAACAAAAGTGGCTTCCTCCTCAGAAGTTTAATTTCTATCCAAGAAATAACATAGGATGGTTAATGCCTTATATACTTTTTCAACCTGGCatttaaccaaaaataaaatctctataaCGTTTTTCATTTTAAACCAGGGGTTCCCAACCCCGGGCCAgtactggtccacggcctgttaggaaccaggccgcacagcagcaggaggtgagtgacGGGCGGGCGGGCGAGCGAATGAAGCTTCATCGGCCGCTCCCCACTGCTCGCATCACCACCTGAGCCATCCCCCATCCCTACCCAGCCACCCCGTCCGTGGAAGAACTGTCTTCcgtgaaaccagtccctggtgccagaaaggttggggaccgctgctttaaaCTATATGTTACAAGTTAATACTGTAAATCTACATCCAAAAATTGAAAAAGCAAAACCCTACGGATCTGACATGAGACAGACCAAAGATGATGGAATTTTCAGTAACTTGCATTCAAATAAGCCAACTTTATTAACCACAAGAAGGTATTTTAGCTGTATGCCTCGGCAGTTACTAAGGCCTTATATCACATGCTATTACGAATACTGTCAACTTAACAAGACTCATCTGAGTGAGAAAAGAGCGAGCCCGACTCCAGTCCCTGATAACAATGCCaaatcaaaagataaaacagTATTTAGCTGGTAAACATCCCACGGCAGGGTAAATTCCTTTCCTAAAGAACCTAAGATATTACGAGACATAAAATACaccacttgggcttccctggtggcagagtggttgagagtccgcctgccgatgcaggggacacgggttcgtgccccggaccgggaggaccccacgtgccgcggagcggctgggcccgtgagccatggccgccgcgcctgcgcgtccggagcctgNNNNNNNNNNNNNNNNNNNNNNNNNNNNNNNNNNNNNNNNNNNNNNNNNNNNNNNNNNNNNNNNNNNNNNNNNNNNNNNNNNNNNNNNatccggagcctgtgctccgcaacgggaggggccacagcagtgagaggcccgcgtaccacaaaaaaaaaataaataaatacaccacTTGTCCCCACGAACCCAACCAATTAAATTTTatagctttcctttctttcagaaaTCTATTACATATTCATATTCGTCCACCTAGGTAGCTAGATACCAATAGACAGAGCCGTAGATagacgtatatgtgtgtgtagttCTTTAAAAGGATACCTATTGCAATTGTCAGGTCTCTTCTGAGGGCAAATCCCACTAATCTCTGAGACTCTTTGGACATTATGACAGGAAAGCCATTGTAGCTGGTCTCGTTAATCATGTTTTCTATGTCATCCACGGTCATGTTGTCCTGGGTCAGGACGGCCAGGGGAGGGTCACTCCTCCGAGGTCTCATGACATCGGCAGCCAGGGTGGTATGAGTGAATTCTTCTTTTGCATCCAAGAAAGGGTATCCATTTAGCCGGATGTGAGCTTCATAAATGCCTTCCCTCCCAAAGGCATCTCCAACCCATTTGCTGGTCATTACTGCAGCCATCAGGGGAACAATATACTCCAAGCCTCCAGTGAGCTCAAAAACAATGACCACCAGGGACACAGTCATCCTTGTCACACCACCTGAAATAAATAAGACCACAGGTCAGGAAGGGCAGGGCCCTCATCAATCCACGGTGGTAGAATTTCTGCACTAGGCAGGTGGACACAAATTATAAACAGAACTTGGTGAAAAGGATCATCGCTATTTTAATAAGATCTAGAGAAACCAATCTTCTTTGTTTATAACACAGAAgactattaaaataacattttaaaactggtttacttcaggtaaaaaaaaatcacagttgaCCGACGAATACAGTTTGCCGCCATTTTGGTTTACTGCTCTCACAAAGACATAATTTCACCGCTATAAAAGCTTACAATTAATTCTTAAAGAACTTGGTGAAGCACATCGTGGCTAACTTGTTTACTACCAATTTACAAATTAAACTCGTGGGTAgaatattaaattaatacatttctCTCCTCTAAATCtcttcaaaatgaataaaacactgaCGCCTTGCGGTTTCTGTTAACAGTGTAATGCCCCTGCTTAGAAAACTCACCTGAACTATTCCAGGTTATCTACCAGGTCACCAATGTGAACCCTGCTCTCTGCTGAGGCCTCCCTGACCCAGGCCCCTCCACCCATGCCGTGTCTGTCCCGTGCCTCTGGCTACCCACACCTTATCTTCCAGCTACGCTGGTCTCATTTCCAACTGTGAAGACTCTGGGGGACCCACTGTCGCAGAAACCACCACACACTCAAAGCCAAGCCCCTCTTCTCCCCCAGAGAGCTCCCATCCCGGCCCCCAACTCCAGGACCAGACAACACATTCCTCCTGAGAACCTAGCGGTCACTCCTGGTTCATCCCAGTAAATCTATCCCACATCTAGACTCTCACCTAGTCCTAGCTGATGTGCTCTGCCAACATCTGTCTAGGGGTCCCTTTCTCAGTATTCTCACTGTTACCCACCTAGTCAGACCCTCAAGTCTCGGCTCCTGAATTTGAATACTGTTTCATCTAAGCTCCCTGACTTCGGGCCCCATTACCTTCCATCCACTTTATAAGCCATGTCCCCAGGTTAACCTTCCCTAAGTGCTACTTTCACCATGCTGCTCCTTTGCTCAAAAACCTACCAGGGCTTGTCAGTTGATACTGTGTGAAGCTAAagctcttcctttttgttttttaacctaaaaatagaagggagaaagaaCCTACTACATATTAGGTATCTACACTATGCCAGGGATGCCCTAGGCGGTTTACAaaggcttttattattttaaccaagCACGTATTTTACCAGGCACCGTGCTAACAgctttatatgcattttattttacataatccTCAACAACAACTGCAGGAGATAAgcagttgttatttccattttaaagataagaaagataaaaatcaagcaGTAAAGGAATTTTCCCAAAATCATCACACTAAAAATGGCAAAGCCACAACCCTGCCACGGATCTGACCACTTCCAAACAGAAATTCATCCTGACATAAGTCACTGCCTCCTCCTCACCAATCCACCTTTCTTTCCCAAAGTGCCCAAAATGCACTCTCTACTTCAACACTGCCAGATTCTCCAAAGCCCCCCGCGTGCCGAGTTCATCCGTCCCGACCCCACTATCTGCACATCACTCTCCTCTTCAACAAAGGCAGCTCCTTCAAACCCTGCTCCTCTTCCAGAGCCCCGGCCACCACCCTCCCTCTGGATCCCCGAGGGCCCACGATGACGCTCCTGCGCTGGAGCCCATGGCCACGTGCCGTGCTCCTCCGCTAAACCAGCGCTGGCCTTGTCCCCCGACCCGCGTCTCGTGAGGGGAGGGCCCGCGCCCACACTTCTTTCTGTACCGCCCACCGCACCCCGCGCGGCGCTCATCACAACGTGGATGCCTACTTGCTGCTCTGCAGAAAACGATTCTTCCTAACACTTTCATTTAATGTTACACTTTGGAAGATCAACAGCTACGCAATTCTGGCTCACTCAACAAACCTGAGTCAAAGTAccaattataattaaatattgtaACCAAAGTTTAGTTGACgttttaactataaaataatgattttttcgTGTCCAAGAGGACAAGAAATAGACTCTTAAGAATGTAATGCAgacattttgcttttctctgcCTTAAAACACTAGTTAGCTTTTTCCTTCGGCTGTAAATGCATCTTAAATGGAGGCAGCCTGGTAAAGGACCTTTTACTAAGGCTGACGGGGAACCTCTGCAGAGGCGGAGTAAAGGTATCCCGAAGCTCTGCTGAGTGCTAACCCAGGAACCACGCCGGAGGGGCTGCAGGTAAGCCAAGCACCCCGACGACGAAAAACCAAACACCTCCTTGGCCAGGATTCAAATCAAGCCTCTGTTGTAGTGAGATGTTCTCTGCCCTACGGCATCTGTTAACGGCTCCTACGGTTTCGCATTAAGAAGCGTGCAGGGGCTGGCGAGATGAAAACCAGTGCCGCCCAGGCCACATGCCTCGCCgagccctcctcccccaccccgctcctCTCGCAGCCACAGTCCCACGTGCGCACGCGCAGGGCCCCGTTACCTAAGCAGGCGGCCGCGCCGACCATGGCGTAAAGGCCGGGGGTGATGCAGTCGGCGCCGACCTCACACCACTCCTTGAAGATGAACCAGTCGTGGTGGTAGTAGGCCAGCTGCTCCACTGCGATGCCCACGATGCGGCCGGCGATCGCGCCGATGGCCATGCTGGGGATGAACAAGCCGGACGGGACCTGCAGCGGGGCAAGCGCCGGGTGAGGCACGTCCTCTGCGCGCCTGCTCCAGACCCACGGTCTGAGCCTTGCGGCACAACGCGAAATCCTGGTGCAAAGGGAGCTTACAGCAAACCCTTGTTCTAACCGTAAGGGCAACAACCCCACCAGCTCGGTTCCAAAGTAACAACCCACACTCCCCAGCCCAAAGAGAAGGTGACCCCAGGGTTATTTCTCCCTTAGCTCAGGGCTCTCTTCGGGCCGGTCccttacatacacacatacatgaaaTGATGAAAAGGCGCACAGTTTTCTTGATTCCATTTAGTGAGGAAACCAGGAACAGTACAGACCAACTATTTAACCAATATTAAAAGACCAACGGCTCCAACCTGCCGGGCACGAAAGGCGCCCAGCGCAGAGCAATGCGTGTGGACGAGTGTGTCAGGTCACGAAAAAGTATACGCACGTAGAGGGGGTCAGAACAGACGTCTCACTCTCCCGCCAGCTGGGCCCTCAGCCAGAGCGGAGGGCAACGTGAGCCTTGGCGGCCTGCCCGCGGCCTCTGGCTTCCGCGGGAGAAGGCTGGATTTACGGAGCAAACTCCGTGCAGAAGTGGGGGCTTTAGTGGCTCTTCTAACTTGATTCGCTATGAAAAAAGGGGAGACTTCACAGCTTTTCTGTCACTTAACCCTTATGCCCAGCGGACTAAGGCAGAGCACACCAGAAGAGAGAGACCGTGGTTCAAAGGCTGCTGCGGCTGCAGTCTGCTGAGCTGCAGCCGTCCTCCCCGTGGCTCCCGGTGGTGTGTCACTAGCGAACGGCAGCAGCTGCGTCAGCCACGGGGGCTGGCCTTTAAAGAACAAGGGTCCGAAGGACAGACATCTGATTCCCACACACATCACCGACGATCGCAAGAATTACATCTCTGGCAAATCACTAACTGATGAATGTTATTCTCACTTTCACAAATTCAAAAGAAGCAATGTCCCAGGCAGGGCACAAGGCCTAGCTGCCTGAAACCCCTGGTGGAAAGGCCTGGTGCCCCCAGGCCTGGTGACCGAGCTCTGAGCCCACAGGGCCTTCTCCAGCCAACATTCCACAGCGATACAGGAGGCAGAGCAAGGGCTCCCCACAAACACCCGCACCCTAATTCCTGGGAATCAGTCCACCGCATGCAGGGGGGATTCAGGTCGTTTAATCAGCTGACCTGAAAATGGGAGATGACCCCGATGATATGGGTGGGCCTGAAGTTATCACAAAGgctttttaaatgtgaaagaagGCTTTAGAAGAGTTCGTGTCAGAATGCTGAGACAAAGCAAAGACTTGACCAGCCATGGCTCTGAGGATGAAGGAAGGGGGCCAGAAACCAAGGCACACggaggctggaaaaggcaagaagacGGACTCTCCCCCAGAACCTCCGTAAATCCCTGTTTGCATCTTCACTTTAGCCCGGGGAGATCCAATTTGGATTTCTGATGTCCAGAACCGTAATAAATGTACGtgattttgtggtaatttgtcacagcagcaacaggaagctactaaaagtggttttaaaacatgATGACGAATTCTCTGACACCCCTTCCCACTCTGAGGTAGAGTGTGTGTCCCCTCCCTGATCCCGGGGCCTCTGTGaccacacagagaaacagaactcaACAGGAGGCGTGCTGCAGGACACCTTTGGCTAGGTTAGCAATGGTCCTCTCGGAACCATGCTCTGAGGACCCTGAACTGCCACCATGTGAGGAACCTACCCACCCTGAGGCCACCCCGAGGGAAAAaccagagacagacagacagcgcAGGAGCCCAGCTGTCTGAACCTGCTCAGCCCAGGTGCCTGACGCACGAATGGCTTTGAAGCGAGCAGGCGAGACGTGTCTTGATGACCACCGTGGAACCGACCACGAACACAATACGCCCAGCTGAGACCTTCCCATCCTACTGACCCCAAAACAAGAGCACAGTAAGCGGCTCTCTGAAGCTGCTGGGTTTGGGGTAAGTTGTGAACCCAGCAAGAGATACCATGCTCGACAATACATCCTGAGAGAGTCTTCTTTTCATTACTAAAAATGGAACCCAAGAGATAACGTTTTCAGCCTACATTTATGAAGCAAGCGTCTTTAGATAAAGCTTTCACCTCTCATTCCACATTCAAGTTCTGAACTCGCCAAGACTACTTACATATCACCTCACAGGAGCACCTACCTTGATACCAAAAGTGAACACTGTCATTATGATTTTAAACATGAGCGCCAAGCACAACTGCCATATAGCTGAATACACTCCAAGGCCTGCTGGACGATCAGGGATGTCATCCACGATTTTACTGGCGTTCATGTCATTTCTGTAGTCACAGAGAGAGGAGGCTTCCAGGGGGCCGCAGTCTGTGAAAAGCTCTTTGATCAGTTCGCTGGTGTTGAGCCTCGTGTAGGGGTTGGGGAAGGCTGCCACAGCAGTGATGGCCGCAACGACGATGACCTCGAGAACGGGGTACTTCCCAAACCTGGTGGATTTGCGTCGGCGACACCAGGCGATATTTGCCCTGATGAAGAAGGCCCCCCACAGCCCTCCAAATACCCCGaggagaataaaaggaaacagtTCGAAAAGGTACCACGGTGTATGATACTCCACATAAAAAAGGACCAGACGGCTATTACCAAATGGATTGATGGATCTCAAAACAAATGCAGCCACTAAAGCAGCAAAAAATGATCTCCATAAAgtttttagaggaaaataatagctaacctaaaaacaaaggaaaagaaaaattaatgctaTAATTTTGTAAGATAGCTCTGCTATGTTACGTTGAATGGTAACTATCAACACTCTAAATTTTG includes these proteins:
- the CLCN3 gene encoding H(+)/Cl(-) exchange transporter 3 isoform X3, with protein sequence MTKSLYDAWSGWLVVTLTGLASGALAGLIDIAADWMTDLKEGICLSALWYNHEQCCWGSNETTFEERDKCPQWKTWAELIIGQAEGPGSYIMNYIMYIFWALSFAFLAVSLVKVFAPYACGSGIPEIKTILSGFIIRGYLGKWTLMIKTITLVLAVASGLSLGKEGPLVHVACCCGNIFSYLFPKYSTNEAKKREVLSAASAAGVSVAFGAPIGGVLFSLEEVSYYFPLKTLWRSFFAALVAAFVLRSINPFGNSRLVLFYVEYHTPWYLFELFPFILLGVFGGLWGAFFIRANIAWCRRRKSTRFGKYPVLEVIVVAAITAVAAFPNPYTRLNTSELIKELFTDCGPLEASSLCDYRNDMNASKIVDDIPDRPAGLGVYSAIWQLCLALMFKIIMTVFTFGIKVPSGLFIPSMAIGAIAGRIVGIAVEQLAYYHHDWFIFKEWCEVGADCITPGLYAMVGAAACLGGVTRMTVSLVVIVFELTGGLEYIVPLMAAVMTSKWVGDAFGREGIYEAHIRLNGYPFLDAKEEFTHTTLAADVMRPRRSDPPLAVLTQDNMTVDDIENMINETSYNGFPVIMSKESQRLVGFALRRDLTIAIESARKKQEGIVGSSRVCFAQHTPSLPAESPRPLKLRSILDMSPFTVTDHTPMEIVVDIFRKLGLRQCLVTHNGRLLGIITKKDILRHMAQTANQDPASIMFN